The following coding sequences are from one Candidatus Zixiibacteriota bacterium window:
- a CDS encoding sigma-70 family RNA polymerase sigma factor, with product MSGTDQELWPAVVSGDAKAWGVIVKRYQSLVYAVATRAGLSQVDAADCFQQTWLLLYNNRRKLNDPSRLSAWLVTTAKREALRLKRRLGNDPGEEATDEAVDGALLPDDELIALERQSQLESAIAQLDRRCQDLVDAFFFADEEQSYEAIAQSLGIAANSLGPIRRRCLERLKRILEQNGHLEVRNADGDAL from the coding sequence ATGTCTGGTACCGATCAAGAGTTATGGCCGGCGGTGGTTTCGGGCGATGCCAAGGCCTGGGGCGTCATTGTCAAACGCTATCAGTCCCTGGTATATGCCGTTGCAACCCGGGCCGGATTATCCCAGGTCGACGCCGCCGATTGTTTCCAGCAAACCTGGCTGCTGCTCTACAACAATCGCCGCAAACTGAATGACCCGAGTCGTCTATCGGCGTGGTTGGTGACGACCGCCAAGCGCGAGGCGTTGCGACTGAAACGGCGCCTCGGCAACGATCCCGGAGAGGAGGCTACCGATGAAGCTGTCGATGGTGCTCTCCTGCCCGACGATGAGTTGATTGCTCTCGAACGGCAATCGCAACTGGAGTCCGCGATCGCCCAACTCGATCGCCGCTGTCAGGACCTCGTGGACGCGTTCTTCTTCGCCGATGAAGAGCAATCGTATGAGGCGATCGCGCAGTCGCTGGGAATTGCCGCGAACAGCCTGGGTCCGATCCGCCGTCGATGTCTGGAACGCCTGAAGCGGATTCTCGAACAAAACGGCCACTTGGAAGTACGAAATGCCGACGGCGATGCTCTGTAA
- the rpmE gene encoding 50S ribosomal protein L31, with translation MKADIHPKYFKVMIKCACGNEFETRSTTKDAIMVEICSNCHPFYTGKQKLIDTAGRVDRFRRKYAKLNQTDTKTEK, from the coding sequence GTGAAAGCTGACATTCATCCCAAATATTTCAAGGTGATGATCAAGTGCGCGTGCGGCAACGAATTTGAAACGCGCTCGACGACGAAGGACGCGATCATGGTGGAAATCTGCTCGAATTGCCATCCGTTTTATACCGGCAAGCAGAAGCTGATCGACACGGCCGGACGCGTCGACCGGTTCCGCCGCAAGTACGCCAAGCTCAACCAAACCGACACCAAGACCGAAAAGTAA
- a CDS encoding DUF1385 domain-containing protein: MADFQVGGQAVIEGVMIRSESRIATAVRRADNTIVVKSSDYKPLARRNKIIALPIIRGFIGLFEMLVIGITSLNFSAEIAAQDIDKAEGRAAAETKKSSGLMIALSIIFALGIGILVFFFLPLWVASLLGFGKDALLFNLIAGAIRITLFLGYVTALSYFKDFRRIFEYHGAEHKSIWAYENQDPLTPENAQKYTTLHPRCGTSFILIVALFAILIFAIADTLFQILTGHPPQILVRFAIHFALLPLVAGGSYEILKASARSCKNPLVRALIKPGLWLQLITTKEPSLDQLEVALVAVKASLGLPQDIEVRELADA; encoded by the coding sequence ATGGCGGATTTCCAGGTCGGCGGACAAGCCGTGATCGAAGGCGTGATGATACGCTCCGAGTCGCGCATTGCCACCGCGGTGCGGCGGGCGGACAACACGATTGTCGTGAAATCATCCGACTACAAGCCGTTGGCGCGCCGCAACAAGATCATCGCCCTGCCGATCATTCGCGGCTTCATCGGCCTGTTCGAGATGCTCGTGATCGGCATCACCTCGCTGAATTTCTCCGCTGAGATCGCGGCGCAGGATATCGACAAAGCCGAGGGTCGCGCTGCCGCCGAAACCAAGAAATCGAGCGGACTGATGATCGCCCTCAGCATTATTTTCGCGCTCGGCATCGGCATCCTCGTTTTCTTCTTCCTGCCGCTGTGGGTGGCGTCGCTGTTGGGCTTCGGCAAGGACGCGCTGCTGTTCAATTTGATTGCCGGCGCGATCCGGATTACGCTCTTCCTGGGATATGTTACGGCCCTCAGCTACTTCAAAGATTTTCGGCGCATCTTCGAGTATCACGGCGCCGAGCACAAGTCAATCTGGGCGTACGAGAACCAGGATCCGCTGACGCCGGAGAATGCGCAGAAGTACACGACCCTGCATCCGCGCTGCGGCACCTCGTTCATTCTGATCGTCGCGCTCTTCGCCATCCTGATTTTCGCGATCGCCGACACGCTGTTCCAGATCCTCACGGGCCATCCGCCGCAAATTCTGGTGCGGTTTGCCATCCACTTTGCGCTGCTGCCGCTGGTTGCGGGCGGCTCGTATGAGATTCTCAAGGCGTCGGCCCGGAGCTGCAAGAACCCGCTCGTGCGCGCCCTGATCAAGCCCGGCCTGTGGTTGCAGCTGATCACCACCAAAGAACCTTCGCTCGACCAACTGGAGGTCGCGCTCGTCGCAGTCAAAGCGTCGCTGGGGCTGCCACAGGATATCGAAGTTCGCGAACTCGCCGATGCTTGA
- the prfA gene encoding peptide chain release factor 1: MLDLVKAIEEKLEKLNEQLTDPKVISDNQRFKTLSREHKDLTEIVTVGREYRKLLQTIEDSDKLLASESDIEMLELATQEKIEATGKLDEVARRLKLLLSPRDPNDAKDVILEIRAGTGGEEAALFASDLYRMYTRYADNKGFKVEVMSSNPTGVGGFKEIILSISGQDVYSLLKYESGVHRVQRVPATEASGRIHTSAASVAVLAEADDVDIEINPNELRIDVFRSSGPGGQSVNTTDSAVRVTHLPTGLVVSCQDEKSQIKNKAKAIKVLRARLLDRAIAEQQEKIASTRRSMVGSGDRSAKIRTYNFPQSRVTDHRINLTLHKLNDILAGDLDDLILPLQQQEQEERLKKAGELAGVS; the protein is encoded by the coding sequence ATGCTTGATCTCGTCAAAGCCATTGAAGAGAAACTGGAGAAGCTCAACGAGCAGTTGACCGATCCCAAGGTCATCTCCGATAATCAGCGCTTCAAGACACTCTCCCGGGAACATAAGGATCTGACCGAAATCGTGACGGTCGGCCGGGAATATCGCAAGTTGCTGCAAACGATCGAGGACAGCGACAAGCTTCTGGCCAGCGAGTCCGACATCGAGATGCTGGAGCTGGCCACGCAGGAGAAGATCGAAGCGACCGGCAAGCTTGACGAGGTTGCGCGCCGGCTCAAACTGCTGCTGTCGCCGCGTGATCCCAACGACGCCAAGGACGTCATTTTGGAAATTCGTGCCGGCACCGGCGGCGAGGAAGCGGCGCTGTTTGCCTCGGACCTGTACCGGATGTACACACGTTATGCCGACAACAAGGGCTTCAAAGTTGAGGTGATGAGTTCGAATCCGACCGGCGTCGGCGGTTTCAAGGAAATCATCCTCTCGATTTCGGGGCAGGACGTGTATTCGCTGCTGAAATATGAGTCCGGTGTCCACCGCGTGCAGCGCGTGCCGGCGACCGAGGCTTCGGGACGGATTCACACCTCCGCCGCGTCAGTAGCGGTGCTGGCCGAGGCCGACGACGTGGACATCGAAATCAATCCCAACGAACTGCGGATCGACGTTTTCCGCTCTTCCGGGCCCGGCGGCCAGTCGGTCAACACGACCGATTCCGCCGTCCGCGTGACGCACCTGCCGACCGGGTTGGTGGTGTCGTGCCAGGATGAGAAATCGCAGATCAAGAACAAGGCCAAAGCGATCAAAGTGCTGCGCGCACGGCTGCTGGATCGCGCCATTGCCGAGCAGCAGGAGAAGATCGCCTCGACCCGCCGCTCGATGGTGGGCTCGGGGGACCGATCGGCCAAGATCCGGACGTATAATTTCCCGCAGAGCCGCGTGACCGACCACCGCATCAATCTGACTTTGCATAAACTCAATGATATCCTCGCCGGAGACCTCGATGATCTGATTTTGCCGCTCCAACAGCAGGAGCAGGAAGAGCGGCTGAAGAAAGCAGGCGAGCTGGCGGGGGTGAGTTGA
- a CDS encoding TldD/PmbA family protein, which produces MIELLDRIDSVFRKFTKGKCQYADLRLQQVETERLATASRQAEPIEKSVSMGFAVRVLKDGAWGFTASSLFDDKEYERVTKLALAIAAASHKVMGREVQIDRWPAQTGSYRTPVQQDPFAISLPEKLGLLQHWEDLLHADAAITATSTFLDFRRETKFFRSLAGGDISQVLTHVGAGVTGGIVKSRRERYERSFPTASGQFVSGGYEKITIFKIEENIPKIIEQVVTMQTAADCPAKTCDIILSPDLASLQIHESIGHPLELDRVFGSERNFSGTSFATVDQLNKLKYASDVVSVFSDPTVAGGLATYQFDDEGVPAKRMPLIEKGVLVGYLSSLETAARIMLPSSAAARSDGWGNIPLVRMTNLVLEPGNKKFADMIAEIEDGMYIEGVESWSIDDNRDNFTLGGEIGWEIKNGQLGGMIKSPTYSGNTVQFWNSCDATGHPDEWTLWGTPNCGKGEPGQNARTAQGAAYVRFRQIKVGA; this is translated from the coding sequence GTGATCGAGTTGCTGGATCGGATTGACAGCGTCTTCCGGAAGTTCACCAAAGGCAAGTGCCAATATGCCGACCTGCGCCTGCAGCAAGTCGAAACCGAGCGGCTGGCGACCGCATCGCGCCAAGCCGAACCGATAGAGAAGTCGGTCTCGATGGGTTTCGCTGTGCGCGTGCTCAAAGACGGCGCCTGGGGATTTACCGCCTCGTCGCTGTTTGACGACAAAGAGTATGAGCGCGTCACCAAGCTGGCACTGGCGATTGCCGCGGCATCACACAAGGTGATGGGGCGCGAGGTGCAGATCGACCGTTGGCCGGCGCAGACCGGCAGCTACCGCACGCCGGTCCAGCAAGACCCTTTTGCCATCTCCCTGCCGGAGAAATTGGGGCTGTTGCAGCATTGGGAAGATCTCCTGCACGCCGATGCGGCGATCACAGCGACCTCGACGTTTCTTGATTTTCGCCGCGAAACCAAGTTCTTCCGCTCACTGGCCGGCGGTGACATCTCGCAGGTGCTCACGCACGTCGGCGCCGGCGTAACCGGCGGGATCGTTAAGAGCCGGCGCGAACGGTATGAGCGCTCCTTCCCGACCGCTTCGGGGCAATTCGTTTCGGGCGGATACGAGAAGATAACGATCTTCAAGATCGAAGAGAATATCCCAAAAATCATCGAGCAGGTCGTGACGATGCAGACGGCCGCCGATTGTCCGGCGAAGACCTGCGACATAATCCTGTCACCCGATTTAGCTTCACTGCAGATCCACGAGTCGATCGGCCATCCGCTCGAACTCGACCGCGTCTTCGGCTCGGAGCGCAACTTCTCCGGCACCAGTTTCGCTACCGTCGATCAACTGAACAAGCTCAAGTATGCTTCCGACGTCGTGTCGGTCTTCAGCGATCCGACGGTGGCCGGCGGATTGGCGACTTATCAGTTCGATGACGAAGGCGTCCCGGCCAAGCGCATGCCGTTGATCGAGAAGGGTGTTCTCGTCGGCTATCTCAGTTCGCTCGAGACCGCAGCGCGGATTATGTTGCCCTCCAGCGCGGCCGCCCGCTCTGACGGCTGGGGCAATATCCCGCTGGTGCGCATGACCAACCTGGTGTTGGAACCGGGCAACAAGAAGTTCGCGGACATGATTGCCGAGATTGAGGACGGCATGTATATCGAAGGCGTCGAGTCATGGTCGATTGACGACAACCGCGACAACTTCACTTTGGGCGGCGAGATCGGTTGGGAGATCAAGAACGGCCAACTCGGCGGTATGATCAAGTCACCGACCTATAGCGGAAACACCGTGCAATTCTGGAATAGTTGCGACGCCACCGGCCACCCCGACGAGTGGACGCTGTGGGGTACACCCAATTGCGGCAAGGGCGAACCGGGGCAGAACGCCCGCACGGCGCAAGGCGCGGCCTATGTGCGCTTCCGCCAGATCAAGGTGGGAGCATGA
- a CDS encoding TldD/PmbA family protein, producing the protein MIDKARALQILETGLATSAADQTELVLMGEDFSLTRFAESTIHQNMYRSDSTLFVRAVRGKKIGVSSTGDLSPDAVRQAVAAAGAIADLMPEDPDFESLPQPISSETPSDAVCFVPATAASLPEQRAEAVKLIVGICAKQKLQTAGAFRVTTETVAVLNSLGVRQYNASTKAELSLTAVGEQQNSGWAIGYSRDISKIDAAGLAETAADKAIRSRDPIALESGAYTVILEPAAVGQLLLFLAFMGFGGKTLQQQRSFMAGKIGEKITGDNIAIIEDPFDPQLAGVPFDYEGVPRRKVVLIESGIARGVVTNSYYARLLDSESTGHALPPNNTYGPYPKHMAIAPGDKTLEEMIASTARGVYITHFWYVNFLNPMKTQVTGTTRDGTFLIENGKVTRAVRNMRLNQSILDAFANAEMISARRELYPQYSVVMLVPAMKINNFTLESTEG; encoded by the coding sequence ATGATCGACAAGGCGCGCGCGCTGCAAATTCTGGAGACGGGACTGGCAACCTCCGCCGCCGATCAGACCGAGTTGGTGCTGATGGGCGAGGACTTCAGTCTCACCCGTTTTGCCGAATCGACGATTCATCAGAATATGTATCGCTCCGACTCAACGCTGTTTGTGCGGGCGGTCAGGGGCAAGAAGATCGGCGTGTCTTCCACCGGCGATCTCAGCCCGGACGCGGTCAGGCAGGCAGTTGCCGCTGCCGGCGCGATTGCCGACCTGATGCCGGAAGATCCCGATTTCGAGTCGCTGCCGCAGCCGATAAGCTCCGAGACGCCGAGTGACGCCGTCTGTTTTGTTCCGGCGACGGCGGCGAGTTTGCCGGAGCAGCGCGCCGAGGCGGTCAAGTTGATTGTCGGAATTTGTGCGAAGCAGAAATTGCAGACGGCCGGAGCGTTTCGTGTCACAACGGAGACCGTGGCCGTGCTCAACTCGCTGGGTGTCCGGCAGTACAATGCATCGACCAAGGCCGAATTGTCGTTGACGGCGGTCGGCGAGCAGCAGAACTCCGGCTGGGCAATCGGTTATAGCCGTGATATCAGCAAAATCGATGCGGCCGGCTTGGCCGAGACGGCCGCCGACAAGGCTATTCGATCGCGCGATCCGATCGCGCTGGAATCGGGCGCGTATACCGTGATTCTCGAACCCGCGGCAGTTGGCCAGCTCTTGCTCTTCCTCGCGTTCATGGGTTTTGGCGGCAAGACACTGCAGCAGCAGCGCTCGTTCATGGCAGGCAAGATCGGCGAGAAGATTACCGGCGACAACATTGCGATCATCGAGGATCCGTTCGATCCGCAGTTGGCCGGTGTGCCGTTCGATTATGAAGGGGTGCCGCGGCGCAAGGTGGTGCTGATCGAAAGCGGCATTGCGCGCGGCGTCGTGACCAACTCGTACTATGCGCGCCTGCTCGACTCTGAATCCACCGGGCACGCGTTGCCGCCAAACAATACATACGGTCCCTACCCCAAGCACATGGCCATCGCGCCGGGTGATAAGACGCTGGAGGAGATGATCGCCTCGACCGCGCGCGGCGTGTACATCACACATTTCTGGTATGTGAACTTCCTGAATCCAATGAAGACTCAGGTCACCGGCACGACGCGCGACGGCACATTTCTGATCGAGAACGGCAAGGTGACCCGCGCTGTGAGGAACATGCGCCTAAACCAGTCGATCCTGGATGCCTTTGCGAACGCCGAAATGATTTCCGCGAGGCGTGAGCTGTATCCGCAATACTCAGTGGTGATGCTGGTGCCGGCGATGAAAATCAACAACTTCACCCTTGAGTCGACGGAGGGTTGA
- the prmC gene encoding peptide chain release factor N(5)-glutamine methyltransferase has product MTKTVRELLDWGREELRTAGIENPRFAAEVMLRALLNLRRIDLFLDINRTIDGDLAAKFRDMIGRKTYHEPLQYIVGSTEWYGLTIKCDRRALVPRPETEIVVEKALAIVKDCQAPRIADIGTGTGCIALAIAATREDATVIATDLSPTALQLAQENVIAHQFGHRILLRPGELLEPLGKEEFDLIISNPPYVRESEYPGLMPEVRDFEPRGALVGGADGLEAVRPLIELAPKNLKAGSALVLEFGIDHAAAVTEIARKSGAYGAPEIIIDYNRRPRGVILTKP; this is encoded by the coding sequence ATGACCAAGACCGTCCGGGAACTGCTCGATTGGGGGCGGGAAGAATTGCGCACCGCCGGAATCGAGAACCCGCGCTTCGCCGCGGAAGTCATGCTGCGGGCACTGCTGAATCTCCGCCGGATCGACCTCTTTCTTGACATCAACCGCACCATCGATGGCGATTTGGCGGCGAAGTTCCGCGATATGATCGGACGCAAGACTTACCATGAGCCGCTGCAGTATATCGTCGGCTCGACCGAGTGGTATGGCCTGACGATCAAGTGCGACCGCCGCGCCCTGGTGCCACGACCCGAAACCGAGATTGTCGTCGAGAAGGCGCTGGCGATCGTCAAAGACTGCCAGGCACCGCGGATCGCTGATATCGGCACCGGCACCGGCTGCATCGCCCTCGCGATTGCGGCAACTCGTGAGGATGCCACAGTCATCGCCACCGACCTATCGCCGACGGCACTGCAATTGGCGCAGGAGAACGTAATTGCACATCAGTTCGGTCATCGCATCTTGTTGCGTCCGGGCGAACTGCTGGAACCGCTCGGCAAAGAGGAATTCGACTTGATCATTTCCAATCCGCCTTATGTCCGTGAAAGCGAGTATCCCGGGTTAATGCCGGAGGTCCGTGATTTCGAGCCGCGCGGCGCCCTGGTTGGCGGAGCGGACGGTCTCGAAGCGGTGCGGCCGCTGATCGAATTGGCACCGAAGAATCTTAAGGCGGGAAGTGCGCTCGTGCTGGAGTTCGGTATCGACCATGCCGCAGCCGTGACGGAGATCGCGCGGAAGAGCGGCGCCTACGGCGCGCCGGAGATCATTATCGATTACAACCGTCGCCCGCGCGGGGTAATTCTCACGAAGCCCTGA
- a CDS encoding DUF2231 domain-containing protein: MPNPHPIIVHFAIGLFVTAIVAEILAYFLKSKLWNLVALVNGGIAAAAAFAAVVTGLMAKPLVTAGPAVFVLESHETMGYLVLATALVFTGLKFYGHWRPSERFVTATVGAGLLGLVFTVIAAHEGGELVYRYGVGVRKDAPQEVQKYPYGRPLTAPADSTGDSTSTPPGN, translated from the coding sequence TTGCCGAATCCGCATCCGATCATCGTCCACTTCGCCATCGGGCTCTTTGTCACGGCGATCGTTGCCGAAATCCTGGCCTATTTCCTGAAGTCGAAACTCTGGAACCTCGTCGCGCTGGTCAACGGCGGTATCGCCGCGGCCGCGGCATTTGCAGCGGTCGTCACCGGGCTGATGGCCAAACCGCTCGTCACCGCTGGACCGGCCGTATTCGTCCTGGAATCGCACGAGACCATGGGCTATCTGGTACTGGCGACCGCTCTGGTGTTTACCGGCCTGAAGTTCTATGGGCATTGGCGTCCGAGCGAGAGATTCGTCACCGCGACGGTCGGCGCGGGATTGTTGGGACTGGTCTTTACCGTCATTGCTGCGCATGAAGGGGGCGAACTGGTGTACCGCTATGGCGTCGGAGTGCGAAAGGATGCGCCGCAGGAAGTTCAGAAATATCCTTATGGCCGGCCGCTGACCGCACCGGCGGATTCAACCGGCGACAGCACGAGTACACCTCCAGGCAACTAA
- a CDS encoding copper-translocating P-type ATPase: MTHSTTATASATAGQASINLTVTGMHCASCVARVEGIIKGVSGVNQVAVNLATSQAAIKYDPRHLSLEVLAAALEAGGYPAAFEETQIEVTGMHCASCVVRTEDFIKSIPGVVAASVNYATGTGSIRHAAIPDLQAQLDAALAGSGYQARIAGALNELQDPAAAELASLKTPLIFSLIAAAITMLLMLLEHLERLPASRATSGYVQLALATAVYFWAGRRFHQGLWSSLKHRTADMNTLISLGTSAAYWFSVAALLQPELFFTGQHHPELYFDSTVMIIALILLGRYLEAKAKARSSSAIRKLLNARPEQAAVVRDGKETTVRPDDLVPGDIVRVRPGEKIAADGVIIAGTGAADESMLTGEALPVEKQIGDPVTGGTINSSGSFDFRVTTYQRDSRLARIAALVQQALTTKPAIQRQVDKVAAVFVPIVIGVAIVTLVVWLLAGAEFAFALKSLIAVLIIACPCALGLATPVALMVAVGRGATLGMLFRGGESLEQIGKVAKIFFDKTGTLTEGKFRVAAVHVVGIDEQQALTAIAAVENRSEHPLAKALMEYSGSKSIVPPEVADFIAYAGAGAAGVVDGNPVLLGTKNLFDHRKIDLAGLAPAYEQETALGRSVMLAAIDGRAVALVAFADVVKPQARPALDDLRELQIAPAILTGDNQAAAGLVARELGVSEVHAELLPQQKLNTISAAKAEGMPVGMVGDGVNDAPALAIADVGIALSSGSDIAIETAAVTLSNNDLTKVPQVIRLARATRRNIQQNLFWAFFYNVAAIPIAAGVLYPAFGWQLSPMIAAAAMAISSVFVVTNALRLRRFS, encoded by the coding sequence ATGACCCATTCGACGACTGCAACTGCATCCGCGACCGCGGGACAGGCGAGCATCAACCTGACCGTCACGGGGATGCACTGCGCCAGCTGTGTGGCTCGCGTCGAGGGCATTATCAAGGGTGTGAGCGGCGTCAATCAGGTCGCTGTCAATCTGGCCACCAGTCAGGCCGCCATCAAATACGATCCCCGGCATCTGAGTCTTGAAGTACTTGCAGCCGCTCTGGAAGCGGGTGGCTATCCGGCCGCGTTCGAGGAGACACAGATTGAAGTCACTGGAATGCACTGCGCCTCGTGCGTTGTGCGCACCGAGGACTTCATCAAGAGCATCCCCGGCGTCGTGGCCGCCTCGGTCAATTACGCGACCGGGACCGGGAGTATTCGCCACGCCGCGATCCCGGACCTGCAGGCTCAACTCGACGCGGCGCTGGCGGGATCAGGCTACCAGGCGCGAATAGCAGGCGCGCTCAACGAGCTGCAAGACCCGGCCGCCGCGGAACTGGCATCACTCAAAACCCCACTGATCTTCAGCTTGATCGCCGCGGCGATTACGATGCTGCTGATGCTATTGGAGCATCTTGAGCGGCTGCCTGCCAGTCGCGCGACATCCGGCTACGTACAGTTGGCATTGGCAACAGCGGTCTACTTCTGGGCCGGGCGCCGATTTCACCAGGGGCTCTGGAGTTCGCTGAAACATCGAACCGCGGACATGAACACGTTGATCTCGCTCGGAACGTCGGCGGCATACTGGTTCAGTGTCGCCGCGCTCCTGCAGCCCGAGCTCTTCTTCACCGGTCAACATCACCCGGAACTGTACTTCGATTCCACCGTGATGATCATCGCGCTGATTCTCCTCGGCCGCTATCTGGAAGCAAAGGCGAAAGCGCGCAGTTCCAGCGCCATTCGCAAGCTCTTGAACGCCCGACCGGAGCAGGCGGCAGTCGTGCGCGACGGCAAGGAAACGACCGTGCGGCCGGATGATCTGGTGCCGGGCGATATCGTGCGCGTGCGACCGGGGGAGAAAATCGCGGCGGACGGTGTGATCATCGCCGGCACCGGTGCCGCTGACGAGTCGATGCTGACCGGCGAGGCCTTGCCGGTGGAAAAGCAGATCGGCGATCCCGTCACCGGCGGTACCATCAACAGTAGCGGCAGTTTTGATTTCCGCGTCACAACCTATCAGCGCGATTCGCGTCTGGCGCGGATCGCGGCGCTGGTTCAGCAGGCCCTGACAACCAAACCGGCAATCCAGCGACAGGTCGACAAAGTCGCCGCCGTGTTTGTGCCAATCGTGATTGGCGTCGCCATCGTGACCCTGGTTGTCTGGCTGCTGGCTGGAGCCGAGTTCGCCTTTGCCCTTAAGTCGTTGATTGCCGTCCTGATCATTGCCTGCCCGTGCGCGCTGGGCTTGGCGACCCCGGTTGCCTTGATGGTTGCGGTTGGTCGCGGCGCCACACTCGGCATGCTGTTTCGAGGCGGCGAATCCCTCGAACAAATCGGCAAGGTTGCCAAGATCTTCTTCGACAAGACCGGCACTCTAACGGAAGGCAAGTTTCGCGTTGCCGCCGTGCACGTAGTCGGCATCGACGAACAGCAGGCCCTGACGGCGATAGCGGCCGTCGAAAACCGCTCGGAGCATCCGTTGGCCAAAGCTCTTATGGAGTACAGCGGCAGCAAATCCATCGTTCCGCCGGAAGTGGCGGACTTCATCGCCTATGCCGGCGCCGGCGCGGCGGGAGTTGTCGACGGCAACCCGGTGCTGCTGGGCACCAAGAATCTCTTCGACCATCGCAAAATCGACCTCGCGGGATTGGCACCCGCTTACGAACAGGAGACTGCACTCGGACGCAGCGTGATGCTGGCCGCTATCGACGGGCGCGCGGTGGCACTGGTTGCGTTTGCGGACGTTGTCAAACCACAGGCGCGGCCGGCGCTGGATGATTTGCGCGAGCTGCAAATCGCGCCGGCAATCCTGACCGGCGACAATCAGGCGGCAGCGGGCTTGGTCGCGCGCGAGCTGGGCGTGAGCGAAGTCCACGCAGAATTGCTGCCGCAGCAGAAACTCAATACGATTTCCGCGGCGAAGGCGGAAGGGATGCCGGTGGGCATGGTCGGCGACGGCGTCAACGACGCGCCGGCGCTGGCGATCGCCGATGTCGGCATCGCGCTCTCGTCCGGCAGCGATATCGCCATCGAAACGGCGGCGGTCACCTTGAGCAACAACGACCTGACCAAGGTGCCGCAGGTCATTCGCCTGGCGCGGGCAACACGCCGCAACATCCAGCAAAATCTCTTCTGGGCATTCTTTTACAACGTGGCCGCAATCCCGATCGCCGCCGGTGTGTTGTATCCAGCGTTTGGCTGGCAGTTGTCGCCGATGATCGCGGCGGCGGCGATGGCCATTTCGTCCGTCTTTGTCGTCACCAACGCGCTGCGGCTGCGTCGATTCAGTTGA